ATATAGCGCGAAGTTTCGGTATTTAAGTATAGGTTGTAAAAACTACTTTCTAACTGGTCGTCAGTATGGTCATTCATACCCGATACGCCTCTGTTATATCCTGCTGCTGCCATTGTCCAGCTATTCAATCGCTGATTGGCGTTTCTCAGGTAATTACAAGCTGCTTGGGTAGATTTTTCAAGATGCAACCTTTCATCCACATCTTCGCTTACCTCCATGTTATATTGACGGGCGGTAGCTTCCATAAATTGCCATACACCTTTTGCCCCTTTGGAGGAAGTTACGTTTTCCAGCCCGCTTTCAGCCATTGCCAGATATTTAAAATCATCGGGTATTCCGTTTCTGCGTAAAATATCTTCTATTTCAGGAAGGATACGATATGCCAGTTTCATCACCCTGATGGTACTGGAATGTTGATGAGTTACATTGATGATTTCCCGGTCTAATCGCTCACGAACTTCCCTGTCATAAAGCGGAACAGGTTCGCCTGCAAATGTCAAACTTGTGGGAATGGGAGGTTGATTGACATGTTGCTGAACCTTGTTGGTTGAAGGAGTATTGAGGCTAAACCCGCTGATGAACAACAGGTAGATTAAAAACATGACCGATATAAGATGAAGTGCGGTTAACAGATGGCGCATGACTTTACCTTTTTTAAAATCAAAGAAACGTTGAGGCTGTTGCTTTATATAATTACAGATGCTAAGGTAGTGTTTTTTTTCATTTACCGTTCTATATGGCTTTAAAAATTAATCGGGTTGTTTTTGTACCTTTGTCCGGCTTGTCATTTATAGGCAGTATCAATATTTTTATTTAAAGTACCAATTCTTTATGAAATTCGGAACCAAAGTTATACATGCCGGCATCTCGCCCGATCCATCTACAGGTGCCATCATGACTCCCATATTTCAAACCTCAACCTATGTTCAGGAAGCACCCGGAATACACCATGGGTACGAATATGGACGCACCCAAAACCCTACACGGACTGTACTCCAAAACAATTTGGCTGCACTTGAAAATGCCCGTTACGGGGTTTGTTTTTCAAGCGGTTTGTCAGCTACAGATGCAGTGTTGCGATTGCTTCAACCCGGAGATGAGGTGATTGCCGGCAATGATCTATATGGTGGCACCTATCGTTTATTTGTTCGGGTTTTTCAGAAATATGGTATTAAGTTCCATTTTACCGATATGCAGGATGTCAATAGCATTCTGCCCCTTATCAATAACCATACAAAAATGGTATGGATAGAAACACCGACTAATCCAATGTTGGGCATCATTGACATATCGGCCATGTCTGTGATTTGTAAATCAAAAGGTCTGCGTCTATGTGTGGACAATACTTTTGCTTCTCCATATTTGCAAAATCCGCTGGATCTTGGAGCTGATGTGGTTGTACATTCTGTAACCAAATATCTGGGGGGACATTCTGATGTCATTATGGGAGCTGTTATGTGCAACGATGAGGCTTTTCATGAACATCTTGTCTTCCACCAAAATGCGGTTGGAGCAGTTCCTGCACCTATGGATTGTTTTTTGGTATTGAGAGGATTAAAAACCCTGCATCTTCGAATGGAAGCTCACTGTAAAAATGCGGCTTTGGTTGCCGCATTTCTTTTACAGCATCAGGCAATTAAAAAGGTGAATTACCCGGGTTTCGAAACACATCCCAACCATCAAATTGCCAAACAACAAATGCGGGGCTTCGGAGGCATGGTGTCTTTTACCCTTAAAAACGATACCATTGAGGCTGCCACCAAAGTATTGTCTAACACCCATTTGTTTGCCTTGGCCGAGTCATTGGGCGGCGTAGAATCACTGATTGGGCATCCAGCTACAATGACTCATGCCTCGATCCCTTTGGAAGAAAGACAGAAAACCGGGGTGCTCGATTCTTTATTGAGGCTAAGTGTCGGAATAGAGGATGCAGACGATTTGATTGAAGATCTGAAACAAGCCTTGGATATGGTTTTATGAAATACAATTTCTAAGGGGTTGTATTCAGTTATATAAGCCCGATAAAAACTGCATAGTATCCACACCATCAGCATAGTCCCACAAATTTGGTAATTGTGCCTGACCGAAAGGAATTAATACGCCCAAAGAATTTTCAGGAGAGGCAACGACGCATTGAATTTGGTCCGCCTGCTCCATAAGTTTGCCGTATAAACCGGCTTTATCATAGTAGTATTCATAGTGCAAAACTCCAACCGGGGATGCAACAGTTTTGTTTTCCTGTAAAACCAAAAAATCGGAGGCGTATTTTAATTGACCATTTAGCATGAAAATAGAATAGTAGTAGTCAAAGTTGTTTTTATATTTATTGTGTTGGTTTACATCGGCAAAATACTCTAAGTGAGACAGCAGGTTAGGAAAGTCATATCCAACAGGCACAAACAATTTAGATACATTTCGGCATCCTAATCCAAAGTATTGAAAAATGTCTTTACCTAATTCTTGGATTTCATCCGAAGATTCGTTGCCGGTTAAAATGGCAGCCGAGCTCCGGTTTTTTCGGATAATATGGGGGTATTTCCCAAAATAATATTCAAAGTAACGGGCAGAATTATTGCTGCCGGTAGCAATAACAGCATCAAACCCGTTTAACTGTTCTGCAAAGTCAATATAGCAGGATACTTCCGGGTCTGTTTCTTTGAGCAGGTTTATCAGAAACGGGAACAACAAGGCATCTTTCCCCGATAGCTTCACCTTTGCCTTATGTCCGGCAACAAATACACATAAAAAATCGTGAAACCCGACTAAAGGCACATTTCCAGCCATCACCAATCCGATGGTCTTTAATTCAACAGGAGAAGAGGGTATATTGTAACGGCTTGACCATTTGTACAAATTGTTTTCGTTGAGATAGCGTGTAGTAATAGCATCAACGGCCTGACGGACACTTTCAGGAGTAAACCAGGGATTTGACACACAAGATTGGTTCACCACACTATCAAAATCTGCTTCTTTATTTTTAAGTTTTTCACCTAAAGCTGCCAAAACCTTTATTCGGGAAGATTGTTGCATGTTTTTTAATTGGTTAATAAAATTTTTAAGACCAAAAGTGTTCAAAAAAGCAAAAATAACATCTTAAATTTACAACCTCATAAAAATACTTTTGCTATGGCTATAATGATAACTGACGAATGTATTAACTGTGGTGCTTGTGAACCCGAATGTCCTAACAATGCTATTTATGAAGGTGGTGTTGAATGGGCAATTGAAGATGGCACTACCATTAAAGGAGATGTAACTTTGTTGGACGGAAGTATTGTGGATGCTTCAGACAGATTTACCCCTATTCAGGAGGATTACTATTATATTGTACCCGACAAATGCACAGAATGTATGGGTTTTCATGAAGAGCCGCAGTGCGCTGCAGTTTGTCCCGTAGATTGTTGTGTACCTGATCCTGATTTCAGAGAAACGGACGAAGTACTGCTTGGGAAAAAAGCCAAGCTACATATCTAATCTCTTTTCCAAATTTGTTTTAGGGGTTTTACCCGATCTAAATTAGATATACCTTAGCAATACGTTAGTTAAATCCGTTATTGCTAAGGTATTTTTTTAAAAAACGGCCATCTCAACCCAAACAACTGTATTTTGGGTTTCATATCTTAAAATTTGGTTTATGAAATTGTTAATAAGAAAATTGGAGGGTTATACCTGTATTTTATATCTTTTCCTGTTTGCTGCATTTACTATCCCGGCAAAGCAGGCATTAGCACAGAAAGAATCTGTTTTCTTTGTACAATTAGGAGTTTTTTCAAAGAAACCCACAAATCAAATAGAGCAGGTCAAGAATTTAGGAGCAATTTATATCGAAAATACCGGTAAGAACCAGCAAAGATATCTGTTGGGGCAATTTGCTATGCGAGTTGATGCCGAAAAGACTCTAAAGGATGTAAAAGCAAAAGGTTTTTCTGATGCTTTCATTGTAGAGCGACAAATTGACAATGTACCTACGATTTATGACAATTTGGATTTGATACAGGGTGATAATGGAAACAAGGGGGGGGTACAACCATCCCGAAAAAATGACCAATCCAAAGCTTTTTTGGTACAAGTAGGGGTATTTGGCGGAAAAATACCAATGAACGAAATTTTGCCATTGGTCAGTATCGGCAATATTTATACTGAAAAAACGAATACTGCCACCAAAGTATTTGTAGGTACTTTTGCCAGCCGCAAGGCTGCGGATGAACCTTTGAAAGTTGCAAAAGCATCCGGATTTAAAGGCGCTTTTGTGAAAGAGATGCCCATTTCTGCTTTGGAATTACTGATTGAACAGCGACAAGGAATTCCACAGGGAAATACTCCAAACCTACAGATTGCCGCAGTAACCTTTTCCAACCCGATAGAGGAGTTTTCACTTCCTTATCCTACCGATTCGGTGGAAATTCACGGCAATATTTTACCTCTTACCCAAAATGACTTTTTGTTTCATGGGTATATCAGAATCAAGGGTGACATGTATGCTCAGACTTTGTTGTTGCGTTCGGATAACAGCGGTAAAAACTGGACAGAGGTCTTTAAAGGAGAATATGGGTATGATATCCGTTATCTCGAATTTGTCAACGAGCAAACCGCATTTATGATGACTATGGGTTATGTTGAAGGCCCCGGAGCATTGACACTATACCGAACCGATAATAAAGGAATTGCATGGAAAGAGGTAGGTAATATTCCCAAAAACGAACATTATTGTTATCCGACCTACCTTCGCATGAACGATGTGAAATTTGGCACCGTTGTCTATAATTGCGAAGACGAAACCAATTTTTTATGGAGCACTTCCGATGGAGGAGCTAACTGGCAATATAAAGGCACAATGAGTAAAAGCGCTTTTAAAAACCTGCCTCCATATCAGGCAGAAAGCGCTAACGGTATTTATGCCAGTCAAGATGGCACAAAATTTTTTAAACAAACCGATACCGATAATTACTACATCGTTTTTCAATTGAATACTGTCTCTAATGCGTGGGAAGAGGCTTTCAGGTTGAATAGATGGTATCACCTTAAAAATGGTATTGCAACTGCATTTTAGTTGTTAGTTATTAAGCTGTAACTCAGCAGGATTTAGGTAATAGGTTTTTCGACCAGTGCCATCAATTCGCATGTTTTTTTGGTATTTCTGCGACCTCCCGTTTTGATTAACGTGTGATAGATTGTTAAATCGAGGTGCCGTTATAAGTGTTAAAGTCTTGAAAAACAATGAAACAACCCAATTATCCTGAAGGGATAAAACATTTATAGAACATAGCCGTTCAACAACCTATTCGACCCGAATGGGGTCGTATATAACGCTCTATATAGCTTCTATAAATGTGTGAACCTTTCGGGTTCGCTAATCAGCTTCATCATCCAAGAAGCTTGATAACATACACATCAACTTCTTAAAGATTTAATAAAAAAGTCTTGTTGAAATTCTAATTCCAACCTCACGGTAAACTGATAGTTATTGCCCTTAAAATCTTCATTAATTGGTTGAAGCTAAATGAATTAAATATCATTCCCCCGAAACCACCAACCGCACGGTAGTTTGGGAGTTTGGGGTGATGAGTTGCAGAAAGTAAAGCCCGGGCGGCCATGTATGCGATGGCAGGATTCCGGAAGGTTGGTTGGGTTGCTCCCGGTAGAGGATATTGCCTGTAAGGTTAAACACCCGCAATTCTAAGGAAGCACCCGAAGAAATACCGTCTGCCTGCCAATAGATGTTTTGATTTGCCGAAACAGGGTTTGGATATAGTGTTATGGACTGAATGGGATTATCGGGCTTATGTATGCCAGTAGCCACATCAATTTGGGTGCAAAGGGTATCGTTACCGCAGGGGTTGGTGGCGACGAGGCAAAGGTTGTAGGTTCCGGGATAGGGGTAGGTGTAAACAGGAGTAGCAGTTTGGGCGGTATCCGAATTTCCGAACAACCAGGTATATTCGTGTGCGCCGGTGGAGGTATTGCTTACTATGTTTAGGGTGTAGTTGTCTATGGAATGGATAAAAGCGGCCTGCGGACGGCAATTTCCGGTGGAATCCATTTTTACGAAGAAGGGGTGGCCTAAATAATAAGGCGAGGCGAGTTGTACTGCTACTCCACCTATAAGATAACCTCCGTCTGATGTTTTGAGGATGGTTCTTCCGACAGTTCTGTAGTTTTTAATTTTGATATAGTCAGACTGCCATTGCAGGTTGCCGTTATTATCTATTTTGACAATCCAAAGATTCGGTTTTGGGTTTGAATAAGTTCTTCCAACGGCAATATAGCCGTCTGTGCCGGTGCTGATGATGCTATGAAAACCATAGACACCGGGTACGACAGGTGGAACCGTGGTTTGATAATACTTGGTCCAAACATGATTGCCATTTAGGTCAACCTTTGCAATTATACGATAACCATCGGTAACGATATAACCATCTCCTTCATTGGCATGGATAATAGTTCGGGTATCAACTTCCCACAAATCAACGCAACTTTGGCTTATCGAACCAGAATAAGGAACCTTGATAAAGCAACCATCGCAATAATTACAATGTGCAAAAACCATCCAACCGTTTCCGTCTAATAAAGGGACTATGTCGTTATTAGTAGGTCCTGAAGACCAGTTATCAAAAGTTTGTACGGGAAGAGCAAGAAAATTAACTGAACTTGGATACAAGCCGGTAGCACTGTTTAAAGACCAGATACAATTATATTCAAACGGATAATATGCATCTCCCAACAGTAATGTTGTTGATGTGCCGGAATATATAACTAAATCTCCGGAACCTTGAATTATTTCCCAAATGCCCCCCAAACCGTATATGCTTTCAGTAATAGACCATTCAATTTCAAAATTACTATTCAGTTTTGTGTTATAAAACATGAAACCACCGTCAGTTGTACGCACGGCTTGGCCTTGAGCAATATCAGATGTCCAAAGAGTATCGCCGGTTTCTGAGTTTAAAAGTACCATGCCCGGTTTCCTACCAGAACTCAAAAAGTTTCCGTCATCCATTTCGAATAAATCAAAGACTTCCACATCAGAGTTTGATAATGCATTTGATTTGAAGTGGCTAACCCAAACTTGTGCAAATACAAGTTGCGAGCAGAGCAGAACAGCCAACAAAGAGATTGAAATTTTTTTCATGGTATTGTAATTATGGGTAAATGAACCAAAAAGGTTTCCATATGGCTTCAATAGAGTCCTCTGGGACTTCGGAGTTGAAATTGAAGGACTCTGTACATATCCATGCTACATTGTCGCGTTCGTCATTATCAGAGGATTCTCCCAAATATAGAGGAGCACTATTGAAGTGAATATCTCCTACATTACCGACTATTTTTTGTAAATATGGAGGAGAACCATAAGGAATTCCGTCCACATGTACTGCTTCTGCTACGGGCTGTCCCTCACCTACCGTAATTCTAATTTTCTTTTCACCCTCCTCGTCATTTTTACTCATCAGGATGGGATTGAAAAAATAAGGCATTCCGGGCGGAGTTTCACCTCCTGTTAGTAATCCGGATAGGGACAAACCTCTGCCAGCATCAGCGTTGGCTTCGTTGAATACATAATAATTGCTATTGCCTGTACCAATATTTGGTAATTCTTTTACCGACAAAGCCCATTCTCGGGAGTTGGTATGTCCAAATCCTAAGATATCAACAGGGCGTTTGGACCTGCATCGAAAAATACGCCCGCACCCCCAAAAACTCCGTCTTCAGGGTCGGGAGTGGTGCCGGTCGAGTTTCTAAATCGGACTACCTGACGGTATAACGGGAAAATACCGCCTTGTTGAAGAATAGACGCTCCGTTCCGCCACACACCATCAGGAAAATAATTTGGGCTGTATTCCGTACTGCCTCCTATCCATTGTGCCGGTATTTCAAGCAACACCCTCCCCTCGCCGGTACAACCGATAAACAAGTTATAATTTACACCGCTTCTACTCCCGTAGTATAAGCGCCGGTTAAATTTCCTTCGCTATGACAACCAAGATAAGTATTTCCCAATCCACTGTTATCAAATATTCCCCAACTTCCATTGCGGACTGTGTTCAAACTTACTATAGCGCCTGCATTGGCATCAATTCCGGCCACATAAAGTCCGTTTCTCTTACAATGGCTGATACGGGAATTGTATATCTGACTTACATTGACATTTGTGTAAACGCTAATTGGGTATCCGTTGTTGACATTGTCACAGGCATAAACAAAAAACACTTCTGAAACGGCATTAATACTGCCATCATAAGTAGCTTTTATCCGAATAGGAAATTGTCCAAAAGGAAACGATGCGGTATCGGCATTAATACTAAATATAACTGAATTGGCAGCAATTGGTCCAGAAGAAACCTCAAAAAAGGCATTAGCAAAACAGATAAATCTTCACCTCCAATAAGTATTTCAATTTCTAAGTTATCTAATACGGTACTTCCGTCTAACTGTGTTTTATTAACAAGATGCAAAAAGTTTATTTCTAAATCAGTGAGATTGGTATCAATATCCGGTACCGGACTAATTCCTACATATTCCGAATATCTGAATTGGATATAATTATCAGGTAAAGGAGTGGGGGTTAATTGATTTAGAATATGTTCAGGGTCAGGAGGATTGGCTATCATTATGCCGTCAATTTCGTAAAATAGCCCCCATATTCTTTGCCCCTCAAGAAAAAAATTTCCGAAATTAGTACCAACCAATCTGATACCATCTCCCGGGAAGCCTCTAATGTTACAATTGTTGATTGCAGTACGTTTATGTAGTACCATTCCATGTCCAAATCCAAAATCAGGATTGGCGGGATTTTGGTAAACTTCTGATGTATTGTTATAAATCAGCGAAAAGTCTTCTAAAGTGGGTTCTGCATTAGTGAGGAAATTGCCTTCTTCATCTATAAACTCCAAAATATCATATCCCGGTGACCAAACAAAATCAATTTCAGGTCCGATAGGCAAAGTGGGGTGATTGAGAAATGAACCTGTACCTAAACCATTATTGAAATGAACAATCAAACCGTCTGCCGGCAATGAAAGACCGCTATCGAAAGGATGAGGAGCAAACGGGGCGTTCACAAGCAGAAAGGTGTTGTTAGGACCTGCGCCTCTGATGATGGGTGCACCGAAAACCTGAAGGGTGTTGCTGAAATGATAGATTCCCGGAGGGAAATATATTACCCCCCCCATATATGTTATCACGCATAGATAATTGGGCTTCATAAAAAGCCTGTAACCAATCGCCGGTTGTAGGGTTGGGCGCACTGGGCATAGTGGTTATATCAACTATCATAATATATTGGGTTTATAGGTACTTTTCCTATTATTGCATTAAAATTTTAAAACAAATTAAGTAAAAATACTTTTTATATTTATCAAGCAATCAAGATTACTTAACTATGAAGGATTAACTTAGTCTTAACTGCTTTTTAAATAGAAGATATATTTAACTAAAAGCAAAGCACTTTTTAACATCCAAAACCTTTTTAAAGAGAAGAATAGTTATGGTCATACTTCTCCAAAACTTCTCCAAGCTAACCCAACTTCTACATGTGTACATACCCACCCTATCGGTGAACCCACCACAGGATTAGAGTTAAATACAATGTCACCAATTGTTGTCGGAACATCAGGAGCGGCGTTCGCTACATCTATTTTTATTCTGTTGGATCCTTTTCCCATAAAAAATCCTCTTGGAAATGCGACATGGCCCCATAATCGGTGACCGCTATAATTATCCGACAAATTGGCCTTTATACTTGAAAATGCCATCCCGGTAGTTACTTCTGCAGGGACTAATACAGGAATCGAACTCATTGGTTGGGCATAGTATCTCAACCGATACCAGTTATTGTATTCACCTAATTCTTCAGGGGTAAATTCAAGCCGCCATCGCCCGAATGTAACACCTTCAAGGTTCTCAATTTTCATCTCTTCGATGGTTTCATTTACTGTTATTATCTCAACGTTGATTAAATTTTTACGATTTTGATTATTGGCTAATGAAATATTAATTTCAGCCAACTCTTCTTCATCAGTAGTGAGATCCATCTGTTCAAGCAACTTTTGGCGTTGATCAATTAACTCTTCGAGTTGACGGTAAAGGTCAAATCTGAAACGTAAAGTGGTAATTTTAGTTTTATCGAGATGTTCTTTATCTAATCTTTCAAAAGGGAAACCACCGGTCTGAAAATCTTCGTTTGCACCAAATTCAAATATTACACCGGGAAATACACCGCCTGCGGTAAAATCGACAATGCTGCCCATCCTGTTTTCAAAACGTATTCCTCTGTTTTGGTTCTGTATATAAAAAGTTTGACCTCTCAATATAGTACCACTACCTATTGGGATTTCAGATTCTGAACCCATCCATATTCCCGGCTTATCTATTTTGGGGGCTAATTGGTCATTTTCTGCAAAACAACCTAAAAACAATCCATTTTTTGCCTGATAGCTGATTGGCAAATTGCTTGTGCTGTTTATTCCAGCAGTATGGCAACCAACATAATTATTTCCGGCAAAACTTTGATCTATTATTGCTCCTAATGAATTTGCATTTGCATCCAATCCTAATATCACACCATTTGAAGCTTCAGTATAAAACCCATATCTGGCATTGCGATAGGATTTCACATGATAAAATTGACATCCGTTTGCCATTTCCAGAATATGAATTCCGTCATTTATTGCGAGTTCTATGTCTATATGTTTAAGAGTGGCAGGCTGCATCAACAAAATCCCGTGCTGCATTAGTCCGAGATCAGATCTGCTGACTTTAAAATGCTCTAAAGTTACATCGTTTGTTAGAACTCTGATTGCAGGATTTATAACGTCTGTATTTGCATATTCAATTATGGTAGATTGTCTGCCATCTCCGCTAATTATAACAGAACGGTCAATATTTAATGGGTTTCGAATTGGGTATGTTGTATATGTTGCAGGATCAGGACCTGGGTCTAATGCAGTGCTGCTCGTATAGCTTGCTGGAAAGTACACTCGCTTTAGAGGAACTATTAAATTAAGCATAGTATTGAAAACAATATCCCAAGTATGCTCCCCTGTTTCCCCTGTTTCAATTGGCGGTACGCCGGCTAAAGTATCTAACAAATATTCGGGATTTGAAACAGGATTACTGCCTAATGAGGATTGCACAATATACGCACCAATTGCAAATTCAACGATATTAGTCATAATATTTATTGTTTAAAATGGTTTAATATTATTCACCCGTTACAATCAACCGGACAATAGTTTGTTCGTTGGGGCGATGAGTTGTAGCTGGTTATGTAAAAGCCCGATACATTTATTTAAATCAAGGAGTATTTCAACATCTTGAACAAAGTTTTAAAGAAATAGCTATTCTTCAATCGTGTCAAATTTTCGCCAAGCTAATCCTCCTCCTACGTCTGCGCATATCCATCCCACATTTGAACCTATAGTAGGATTATAATTGAATATAATGTCTCCAAGTTTTGTAGGATTATCGGGTGCGGCATCCGATACTCCTACTTTTATTCTGTTAGAGCCTATTCCTATAAAAAATCCTCTTGGAAATGCGACATAACCCAATAATCGGTAGCCGTCATTTTCCTGATGCAAATTAGCCTCATTACTTGAAAATGCCATACCGGTGTTAACTTCAGCCTCTACATCTGGAGGAATAAATATATCCTGATTAATAATTTTGGGTTGGGCATAGTATCTCAAACGATACCAATCTTTGTATGAACCAGATATTTCGGGGGTATATTCAAGTCGCCATCGCCCGAATATAACACCATCAA
This is a stretch of genomic DNA from Sphingobacteriales bacterium. It encodes these proteins:
- a CDS encoding T9SS type A sorting domain-containing protein; translation: MKKISISLLAVLLCSQLVFAQVWVSHFKSNALSNSDVEVFDLFEMDDGNFLSSGRKPGMVLLNSETGDTLWTSDIAQGQAVRTTDGGFMFYNTKLNSNFEIEWSITESIYGLGGIWEIIQGSGDLVIYSGTSTTLLLGDAYYPFEYNCIWSLNSATGLYPSSVNFLALPVQTFDNWSSGPTNNDIVPLLDGNGWMVFAHCNYCDGCFIKVPYSGSISQSCVDLWEVDTRTIIHANEGDGYIVTDGYRIIAKVDLNGNHVWTKYYQTTVPPVVPGVYGFHSIISTGTDGYIAVGRTYSNPKPNLWIVKIDNNGNLQWQSDYIKIKNYRTVGRTILKTSDGGYLIGGVAVQLASPYYLGHPFFVKMDSTGNCRPQAAFIHSIDNYTLNIVSNTSTGAHEYTWLFGNSDTAQTATPVYTYPYPGTYNLCLVATNPCGNDTLCTQIDVATGIHKPDNPIQSITLYPNPVSANQNIYWQADGISSGASLELRVFNLTGNILYREQPNQPSGILPSHTWPPGLYFLQLITPNSQTTVRLVVSGE
- a CDS encoding acyl-CoA reductase, with product MQQSSRIKVLAALGEKLKNKEADFDSVVNQSCVSNPWFTPESVRQAVDAITTRYLNENNLYKWSSRYNIPSSPVELKTIGLVMAGNVPLVGFHDFLCVFVAGHKAKVKLSGKDALLFPFLINLLKETDPEVSCYIDFAEQLNGFDAVIATGSNNSARYFEYYFGKYPHIIRKNRSSAAILTGNESSDEIQELGKDIFQYFGLGCRNVSKLFVPVGYDFPNLLSHLEYFADVNQHNKYKNNFDYYYSIFMLNGQLKYASDFLVLQENKTVASPVGVLHYEYYYDKAGLYGKLMEQADQIQCVVASPENSLGVLIPFGQAQLPNLWDYADGVDTMQFLSGLYN
- a CDS encoding 4Fe-4S dicluster domain-containing protein, translating into MAIMITDECINCGACEPECPNNAIYEGGVEWAIEDGTTIKGDVTLLDGSIVDASDRFTPIQEDYYYIVPDKCTECMGFHEEPQCAAVCPVDCCVPDPDFRETDEVLLGKKAKLHI
- a CDS encoding SPOR domain-containing protein, whose protein sequence is MKLLIRKLEGYTCILYLFLFAAFTIPAKQALAQKESVFFVQLGVFSKKPTNQIEQVKNLGAIYIENTGKNQQRYLLGQFAMRVDAEKTLKDVKAKGFSDAFIVERQIDNVPTIYDNLDLIQGDNGNKGGVQPSRKNDQSKAFLVQVGVFGGKIPMNEILPLVSIGNIYTEKTNTATKVFVGTFASRKAADEPLKVAKASGFKGAFVKEMPISALELLIEQRQGIPQGNTPNLQIAAVTFSNPIEEFSLPYPTDSVEIHGNILPLTQNDFLFHGYIRIKGDMYAQTLLLRSDNSGKNWTEVFKGEYGYDIRYLEFVNEQTAFMMTMGYVEGPGALTLYRTDNKGIAWKEVGNIPKNEHYCYPTYLRMNDVKFGTVVYNCEDETNFLWSTSDGGANWQYKGTMSKSAFKNLPPYQAESANGIYASQDGTKFFKQTDTDNYYIVFQLNTVSNAWEEAFRLNRWYHLKNGIATAF
- a CDS encoding cystathionine gamma-synthase, with product MKFGTKVIHAGISPDPSTGAIMTPIFQTSTYVQEAPGIHHGYEYGRTQNPTRTVLQNNLAALENARYGVCFSSGLSATDAVLRLLQPGDEVIAGNDLYGGTYRLFVRVFQKYGIKFHFTDMQDVNSILPLINNHTKMVWIETPTNPMLGIIDISAMSVICKSKGLRLCVDNTFASPYLQNPLDLGADVVVHSVTKYLGGHSDVIMGAVMCNDEAFHEHLVFHQNAVGAVPAPMDCFLVLRGLKTLHLRMEAHCKNAALVAAFLLQHQAIKKVNYPGFETHPNHQIAKQQMRGFGGMVSFTLKNDTIEAATKVLSNTHLFALAESLGGVESLIGHPATMTHASIPLEERQKTGVLDSLLRLSVGIEDADDLIEDLKQALDMVL
- a CDS encoding lytic transglycosylase domain-containing protein, which codes for MRHLLTALHLISVMFLIYLLFISGFSLNTPSTNKVQQHVNQPPIPTSLTFAGEPVPLYDREVRERLDREIINVTHQHSSTIRVMKLAYRILPEIEDILRRNGIPDDFKYLAMAESGLENVTSSKGAKGVWQFMEATARQYNMEVSEDVDERLHLEKSTQAACNYLRNANQRLNSWTMAAAGYNRGVSGMNDHTDDQLESSFYNLYLNTETSRYIFRILAYKVVMTNPHDYGYHFTTEDFYPKQATNQVEVTGIDNLTTFAKSYNTNYKTIKLLNPWMRTTFLKTKKDKTYLVKVPV